One Oharaeibacter diazotrophicus DNA segment encodes these proteins:
- a CDS encoding methyltransferase domain-containing protein, whose amino-acid sequence MSAVNAPIGGRIGLAQRLGRIASGFSLDRLRPAAVHRVAAADLAPSRTETLLRRHLKGLGEGAVVIEIGHVGAGHADWLADGIAHRLVPVSDAGRSDPCTTCLADLPAGSVDAVFSVDTIEYVRAPWRLADDVARVLKPGGVTFHTTVFTTRYQPQPEDFFRYTPEGLKSLFSAFDCLTAEFDATERRRAAPAGRRDAGADIFGGSREGWRVHYAGRKMLLR is encoded by the coding sequence ATGAGTGCTGTCAACGCTCCGATCGGAGGACGGATCGGTCTGGCGCAGCGTCTCGGTCGGATCGCCTCGGGCTTCTCGCTCGATCGCCTCCGTCCGGCCGCGGTTCATCGCGTCGCTGCCGCGGATCTCGCGCCTTCGCGGACCGAAACCCTGCTGCGCCGCCATCTCAAGGGCCTCGGCGAGGGTGCCGTGGTGATCGAGATCGGCCACGTCGGGGCCGGTCACGCCGACTGGCTCGCCGACGGCATCGCCCACCGCCTCGTCCCGGTCTCCGACGCCGGCCGCTCCGATCCCTGCACGACCTGCCTCGCCGACCTGCCGGCCGGCAGCGTCGACGCGGTCTTCTCGGTCGACACCATCGAATACGTCCGTGCGCCCTGGCGCCTCGCCGACGACGTCGCGCGGGTGCTGAAGCCGGGCGGCGTGACCTTCCACACCACCGTCTTCACCACGCGCTACCAGCCGCAGCCCGAGGACTTCTTCCGCTACACCCCGGAAGGGCTGAAGTCGCTGTTCTCGGCCTTCGACTGTCTGACCGCCGAGTTCGACGCCACCGAACGCCGCCGCGCCGCGCCGGCGGGCCGCCGCGACGCCGGGGCCGACATCTTCGGCGGCTCGCGCGAGGGCTGGCGCGTCCACTACGCCGGCCGGAAGATGCTGCTGCGCTAA
- a CDS encoding Ppx/GppA phosphatase family protein, whose product MNDAGEFNGRADSVPHPDQPAAQKPATSEGGLSKRAARRRRKRRAASGDGGERVETVSAPAAVKEKRPDRRRAPEGGDEAARAGKRTRRAKRPHPPAPGRREDSLRGVRQTQPTQGGRGDAPARTDARGRRGGEGRGRPQPPQPPVRQIDGTGNDVRRLPARTHEGDGHRPHGRGGAPLYAALDLGTNNCRLLIAEPQERGFRVVDAFSRIVRLGEGIGKSGRLGDAAMDRAVEALAICRQKMADHDVRRMRLVATEACRAADNGTAFLERVRAETGLALEIVNRETEARLAVAGCATLVDRRAEGVLLFDIGGGSSELVWLDLRNRGEARGVALTRFIKAWTSLPVGVVTLSERHGGVTVTPDVFDAMVDEVAAMVDAFTGIEDIAPVIARGGVHMLGTSGTVTTLAGIHLGLKRYDRRRVDGVWLEDADVDQMVGRLVAMSYEERVANPCIGADRADLVLAGCAILEGIRRRWPCPRLRVADRGLREGILVELMARDGVWRRRPRPAPVAQN is encoded by the coding sequence GTGAACGACGCGGGCGAGTTCAACGGCCGCGCTGATTCCGTTCCCCACCCGGACCAGCCGGCGGCCCAGAAGCCGGCGACCTCCGAAGGTGGCCTCTCGAAGCGAGCGGCGCGCCGGCGCCGCAAGCGCCGCGCCGCATCGGGCGACGGTGGCGAGAGGGTGGAGACGGTATCGGCGCCAGCCGCGGTGAAGGAAAAGCGGCCGGACCGCCGGCGCGCTCCCGAAGGTGGCGACGAGGCGGCGCGCGCCGGTAAGCGCACGCGCCGCGCCAAGCGTCCCCATCCCCCGGCGCCGGGTCGCCGCGAGGACAGCCTGCGCGGCGTCCGCCAGACCCAACCGACCCAGGGCGGACGCGGCGACGCACCGGCCCGTACCGACGCCCGCGGTCGCCGCGGCGGGGAGGGGCGCGGCCGGCCGCAGCCTCCCCAGCCGCCGGTCCGCCAGATCGACGGCACCGGCAACGACGTCCGCCGTCTGCCCGCCCGCACCCACGAGGGCGACGGGCACCGCCCGCACGGCCGCGGCGGCGCGCCGCTCTACGCCGCGCTCGACCTCGGCACCAACAACTGCCGCCTCCTGATCGCCGAACCGCAGGAGCGCGGCTTCCGCGTCGTCGACGCCTTCTCGCGAATCGTCCGGCTCGGCGAGGGCATCGGCAAGTCCGGCCGCCTCGGCGACGCCGCCATGGACCGCGCCGTCGAGGCATTGGCGATCTGCCGGCAGAAGATGGCCGACCACGACGTCCGCCGCATGCGCCTCGTCGCCACCGAGGCCTGCCGCGCCGCCGACAACGGCACCGCCTTCCTGGAGCGCGTGCGCGCCGAGACCGGCCTGGCGCTCGAGATCGTCAACCGCGAGACCGAGGCCCGCCTCGCCGTCGCCGGCTGCGCTACGCTGGTCGACCGCCGCGCCGAGGGCGTGCTGCTGTTCGACATCGGCGGCGGCTCGTCGGAACTGGTCTGGCTCGACCTCCGCAACCGCGGCGAGGCCCGCGGCGTCGCGCTGACCCGCTTCATCAAGGCGTGGACGTCGCTGCCCGTCGGCGTCGTCACGCTGTCGGAGCGCCACGGCGGCGTCACCGTGACGCCGGACGTGTTCGACGCCATGGTCGACGAGGTCGCCGCCATGGTCGACGCCTTCACCGGCATCGAGGACATCGCCCCGGTGATCGCCCGCGGCGGCGTGCACATGCTCGGCACCTCCGGCACGGTGACGACGCTCGCCGGCATCCACCTCGGCCTCAAGCGCTACGACCGCCGCCGTGTCGACGGCGTCTGGCTCGAGGACGCCGACGTCGACCAGATGGTCGGCCGGCTCGTCGCGATGAGCTACGAGGAGCGCGTCGCCAACCCCTGTATCGGCGCCGACCGCGCCGACCTGGTGCTGGCCGGCTGCGCCATCCTCGAGGGTATCCGCCGGCGCTGGCCGTGCCCGCGGCTGCGCGTCGCCGACCGCGGCTTGCGCGAGGGCATCCTCGTCGAACTGATGGCGCGCGACGGCGTCTGGCGCCGGCGGCCGCGTCCCGCCCCCGTCGCCCAGAACTGA
- a CDS encoding RlmE family RNA methyltransferase has protein sequence MADKKTPDKPKGKGRADTGLKVRVKTARGRTASSTRWLQRQLNDPYVVKARKEGWRSRAAFKLIEIDEKHKLLKRGQRVVDLGAAPGGWCQVAARITGSTPTNPLVVGIDFLEMDAVTGVTFLQKDFLDEDAPAALMAALGGHNPDVVLSDMASPTTGHHKTDYLRTAYLCEVAAAFAVDVLNPGGSFVAKVFRGGTENDLLALLKQNFAQVFHIKPPSSRQESVEMYVVAKGFKGRRAAPEADGDETG, from the coding sequence GTGGCCGACAAGAAGACCCCCGACAAGCCGAAGGGCAAGGGCCGCGCCGACACCGGCCTCAAGGTGCGGGTGAAGACCGCGCGCGGCCGCACCGCGTCGTCGACGCGCTGGCTGCAGCGCCAGCTCAACGATCCCTACGTCGTCAAGGCGCGCAAGGAGGGCTGGCGCTCGCGCGCCGCCTTCAAGCTGATCGAGATCGACGAGAAGCACAAACTGCTGAAGCGCGGCCAGCGTGTCGTCGACCTCGGCGCCGCGCCGGGCGGCTGGTGCCAGGTGGCGGCCAGGATCACGGGCTCGACGCCGACCAACCCGCTCGTCGTCGGCATCGACTTCCTGGAGATGGACGCCGTCACCGGCGTCACGTTCCTCCAGAAGGACTTCCTCGACGAGGACGCCCCGGCCGCCCTGATGGCCGCCCTCGGCGGGCACAACCCCGACGTCGTCCTCTCCGACATGGCCTCGCCGACCACCGGCCACCACAAGACCGACTACCTGCGCACCGCCTACCTCTGCGAGGTCGCCGCCGCCTTCGCGGTCGACGTGCTGAATCCCGGCGGCAGCTTCGTCGCCAAGGTCTTCCGCGGCGGCACGGAAAACGACCTGCTCGCGCTCCTGAAGCAGAATTTCGCCCAGGTCTTCCACATCAAGCCGCCGTCGAGCCGCCAGGAGAGCGTCGAGATGTACGTGGTGGCCAAGGGCTTCAAGGGCAGGCGCGCGGCGCCGGAGGCGGACGGCGACGAGACCGGCTGA
- the guaB gene encoding IMP dehydrogenase, translated as MAAFFDPVHGGELALTFDDVLLKPGHSEVMPSETDVRTRLTRDIELNIPLLSSAMDTVTEGRLAIAMAQAGGIGVIHRNLTPEIQAEQVRQVKKFESGMVVNPVVIGPEATLRDALDLMKRHNISGIPVVENAGEGGRVTGRLVGILTNRDVRFASDPGQRVYELMTRENLVTVREGVGQDEAKRLLHKHRIEKLLVVDDQYRCTGLITVKDIEKAQLHPNAAKDDQGRLRVAAATTVGDQGFERSERLIDAGVDLLVVDTAHGHSQRVLDAVGKVKKLSNRVQVIAGNVATADGTKALIDAGADAVKVGIGPGSICTTRIVAGVGVPQLTAIMESVAAARDAGVPVIADGGIRFSGDLAKALAAGASAVMIGSLFAGTDESPGEVYLHQGRSYKSYRGMGSVGAMARGSADRYFQAEVRDALKLVPEGIEGQVPYKGPLSSVLHQLVGGIRAAMGYVGAHTIEELQDKARFVRISSAGMRESHAHDVTITRESPNYPGSV; from the coding sequence ATGGCCGCATTCTTCGATCCCGTCCACGGCGGCGAGCTCGCGCTCACCTTCGACGACGTCCTGCTGAAGCCCGGCCACTCCGAGGTGATGCCCTCCGAGACCGACGTCCGGACCCGGCTGACCCGCGACATCGAACTGAACATCCCGCTGCTGTCGTCGGCGATGGACACCGTCACCGAGGGCCGTCTCGCCATCGCGATGGCGCAGGCCGGCGGCATCGGCGTGATCCACCGCAACCTGACGCCGGAGATCCAGGCCGAGCAGGTCCGCCAGGTCAAGAAGTTCGAGAGCGGCATGGTGGTGAACCCGGTCGTGATCGGACCGGAGGCGACGCTGCGCGACGCGCTCGACCTGATGAAGCGCCACAACATCTCCGGCATCCCGGTCGTCGAGAACGCCGGGGAGGGCGGCCGCGTCACCGGCCGTCTGGTCGGCATCCTGACCAACCGCGACGTCCGCTTCGCCTCCGACCCCGGCCAGCGCGTCTACGAGCTGATGACGCGCGAGAATCTCGTCACCGTCCGCGAGGGCGTCGGCCAGGACGAGGCCAAGCGCCTGCTGCACAAGCACCGCATCGAGAAGCTGCTGGTGGTCGACGACCAGTACCGCTGCACCGGCCTGATCACCGTCAAGGACATCGAGAAGGCGCAGCTGCACCCGAACGCCGCCAAGGACGACCAGGGCCGCCTGCGCGTCGCCGCCGCCACCACCGTCGGCGACCAGGGCTTCGAGCGCTCCGAGCGCCTGATCGACGCCGGCGTCGACCTGCTCGTCGTCGACACCGCCCACGGCCACTCCCAGCGCGTGCTCGACGCCGTCGGCAAGGTCAAGAAGCTGTCGAACCGGGTGCAGGTGATCGCCGGCAACGTCGCCACCGCCGATGGCACCAAGGCGCTGATCGACGCCGGCGCCGACGCGGTCAAGGTCGGCATCGGCCCGGGCTCGATCTGCACCACCCGCATCGTGGCGGGCGTCGGCGTGCCGCAGCTGACCGCGATCATGGAGAGCGTGGCGGCCGCCCGCGACGCCGGCGTGCCGGTGATCGCCGACGGCGGCATCCGCTTCTCCGGCGACCTCGCCAAGGCGCTCGCCGCCGGCGCGTCGGCGGTGATGATCGGCTCGCTGTTCGCCGGCACCGACGAGAGCCCGGGCGAGGTCTACCTGCACCAGGGCCGCAGCTACAAGTCCTACCGCGGCATGGGCTCGGTCGGCGCGATGGCGCGCGGCTCGGCCGACCGCTACTTCCAGGCCGAGGTGCGCGACGCCCTCAAGCTGGTGCCCGAGGGCATCGAGGGCCAGGTGCCCTACAAGGGCCCGCTGTCGAGCGTGCTGCACCAGCTGGTCGGCGGCATCCGCGCCGCCATGGGCTACGTCGGCGCCCACACCATCGAGGAACTACAGGACAAGGCCCGCTTCGTGCGGATCTCCTCGGCCGGCATGCGCGAGAGCCACGCCCACGACGTGACGATCACCCGCGAGAGCCCGAACTACCCCGGTTCCGTCTGA
- a CDS encoding MAPEG family protein, with protein MPAAETAVVLALLAQVLFTIAVMLRAGRARVHAFLGGKVTGDVALGQHEHWPAEVRKFTNNMNNQFETPTLFYALVLLALVIHAAGPAFALLAWAYVGTRVVHAAIHTGSNRIRPRFRAFAAGVACLGAMAVVLTVAVLAPAIG; from the coding sequence ATGCCCGCCGCCGAGACCGCCGTCGTCCTCGCCCTCCTGGCCCAGGTGCTGTTCACCATCGCCGTCATGTTGCGGGCCGGCCGGGCGCGCGTGCACGCCTTCCTCGGCGGCAAGGTCACCGGCGACGTCGCCCTCGGCCAGCACGAGCACTGGCCGGCCGAGGTGCGCAAGTTCACCAACAACATGAACAACCAGTTCGAGACGCCGACGCTGTTCTACGCGCTGGTGCTGCTCGCCCTGGTGATCCACGCGGCCGGGCCGGCCTTCGCGCTGCTCGCTTGGGCCTATGTCGGCACCCGCGTCGTCCACGCAGCCATCCACACCGGCTCGAACCGGATCCGGCCGCGCTTCCGCGCGTTCGCGGCCGGCGTCGCCTGTCTCGGCGCGATGGCCGTGGTGCTCACGGTCGCCGTGCTCGCGCCCGCGATCGGCTGA
- a CDS encoding FkbM family methyltransferase: MNGPTSTTESAAGDGTLRTIAHAGLPPYPFRVHRAGTDSVVSREIAERGTWEPLETEIAMRLLPLFGTFLDIGGNIGWYSALAREIMLSGSAIHAFEPDPGNFALLRQNAGHSARLGVHLVNAALSDRVGVDRLFLSGTNMGDHRLYESEGGRAAVDVQITTLDAYFAGRSPGAFFAKLDTQGSEPRIFAGARTVFRPDDAASAYVIEFWPHGMVAAAADVAAFVHRLGFLPQRPMIIDHAGGKVRATTWSDLVARVDGDLAPASRRFVDLLLVTPGSAAYMAVADLLAA; the protein is encoded by the coding sequence ATGAACGGACCGACGTCGACCACGGAGTCCGCTGCCGGGGACGGCACGCTCAGGACGATCGCGCACGCCGGCCTGCCGCCCTATCCGTTCCGGGTCCACCGTGCCGGCACCGACAGCGTCGTCTCGCGCGAGATCGCCGAGCGCGGCACCTGGGAGCCGCTGGAGACCGAGATCGCGATGCGGCTGCTGCCGCTGTTCGGGACCTTCCTCGACATCGGCGGCAACATCGGCTGGTACAGCGCGCTCGCCCGCGAGATCATGCTGTCGGGCTCGGCGATCCACGCCTTCGAGCCGGATCCGGGCAACTTCGCCCTGTTGCGCCAGAACGCCGGCCACAGCGCCCGCCTCGGCGTCCACCTCGTCAACGCCGCCCTGTCGGATCGGGTCGGGGTCGATCGGCTGTTCCTGTCGGGCACCAACATGGGCGACCACCGGCTCTACGAGTCCGAGGGCGGCCGTGCCGCGGTCGACGTCCAGATCACCACGCTCGACGCCTATTTCGCCGGGCGCTCGCCCGGGGCCTTCTTCGCCAAGCTCGACACCCAGGGCAGCGAACCGCGGATCTTCGCCGGCGCGCGCACCGTGTTCCGGCCCGACGACGCCGCCTCGGCCTACGTGATCGAGTTCTGGCCGCACGGCATGGTCGCCGCCGCGGCCGACGTCGCCGCCTTCGTGCACCGGCTCGGCTTCCTGCCGCAGCGCCCGATGATCATCGACCATGCCGGCGGCAAGGTCCGCGCCACCACCTGGAGCGACCTCGTCGCGCGCGTCGACGGCGACCTCGCGCCCGCCTCGCGCCGTTTCGTCGACCTGCTCCTGGTCACGCCCGGGTCGGCCGCGTACATGGCGGTCGCCGATCTGCTCGCGGCCTGA
- a CDS encoding RsmB/NOP family class I SAM-dependent RNA methyltransferase, with the protein MKDGGRIAAAIEVLADVDRTRRPVQDALKDWGLTHRFAGSRDRSAIGNLVFDVLRRRASLAARMGSEDPRLLASAAYALLWGKGLDGLLAALADDRHAPAAPSEAERAALLAPDLPEGTPAWARADVPAWLEASLTRAFGDRLPEEGAALSERAEIDLRVNPLKSDRAAVLEALAPLGAVACRWSPVGVRVPAGATDDKPPHVASELSFKRGWYEVQDEGSQIAALIAAAIGGGQVVDLCAGAGGKTLALAAAMGNRGQIYAYDSDKRRFGDILERIARAGARNIQIREPRRGDVLADLVGKADLVLIDAPCTGSGTWRRRPDAKWRLAPGALETRLKEQDAVLSDGARLVRPGGHLVYVTCSVLPEENEDRAGAFLAAEPSFRMADTAALFTAATGAAPPPHATVPLAGGTALRLSPATAGTDGFFVAVFARG; encoded by the coding sequence ATGAAGGACGGGGGGCGGATCGCCGCGGCGATCGAGGTGCTCGCGGACGTGGACCGGACGCGCCGGCCCGTCCAGGATGCGCTCAAGGACTGGGGCCTGACCCACCGCTTCGCCGGTTCGCGCGACCGCAGCGCCATCGGCAACCTCGTGTTCGACGTCCTGCGCCGGCGCGCCTCGCTCGCCGCCCGGATGGGCTCGGAGGACCCGCGCCTGCTCGCCTCGGCCGCCTACGCCCTCTTGTGGGGCAAGGGCCTCGACGGTCTCCTCGCCGCCCTCGCCGACGACCGCCACGCCCCCGCCGCGCCGAGCGAGGCCGAACGCGCCGCGCTGCTCGCGCCCGACCTGCCGGAGGGCACGCCCGCCTGGGCGCGCGCCGACGTGCCGGCCTGGCTCGAGGCGTCGCTGACGCGCGCCTTCGGCGACCGGCTGCCGGAGGAGGGCGCGGCCCTCTCCGAGCGCGCCGAGATCGACCTCCGCGTCAACCCGCTGAAGAGCGACCGCGCCGCCGTGCTGGAGGCGCTCGCCCCGCTCGGCGCCGTCGCCTGCCGGTGGTCGCCGGTCGGCGTGCGCGTGCCGGCCGGAGCGACCGACGACAAGCCGCCCCACGTCGCCTCCGAACTCTCGTTCAAACGCGGCTGGTACGAGGTTCAGGACGAGGGCAGCCAGATCGCGGCGCTGATCGCCGCCGCGATCGGCGGTGGGCAGGTCGTCGACCTCTGCGCCGGCGCCGGCGGCAAGACGCTGGCGCTCGCCGCCGCCATGGGCAACCGCGGCCAGATCTACGCCTACGACAGCGACAAGCGCCGCTTCGGCGACATCCTGGAGCGCATCGCCCGCGCCGGCGCCCGCAACATCCAGATCCGCGAGCCGCGCCGCGGCGACGTGCTCGCCGACCTCGTCGGCAAGGCCGACCTGGTGCTGATCGACGCGCCCTGTACCGGCTCCGGCACGTGGCGCCGCCGCCCCGACGCCAAGTGGCGTCTCGCGCCCGGCGCGCTCGAGACCCGGCTCAAGGAACAGGACGCCGTGCTCTCCGACGGCGCCCGCCTCGTCCGCCCCGGCGGCCACCTCGTCTACGTCACCTGCTCGGTGCTGCCGGAGGAGAACGAGGACCGTGCCGGCGCCTTCCTCGCCGCCGAGCCGTCGTTCCGGATGGCGGACACCGCGGCGCTGTTCACCGCCGCCACCGGCGCGGCCCCGCCGCCCCACGCCACCGTGCCGCTCGCCGGCGGCACGGCGCTCCGGCTGTCGCCGGCCACCGCCGGCACCGACGGCTTCTTCGTCGCCGTGTTCGCGCGCGGCTGA
- a CDS encoding pentapeptide repeat-containing protein — translation MPRHPFAVAFVALCLAGPAAAQDMTRYLDMASPAMTEAEIDRAGVEALIAAAGPGRPVDLRGRRLNGLDLSGLDLSGADLTAARLNGARLVGAKFVGAKLAQAWMVRADLSGADLSKVDLFQTQMMDAVLAKADLSGARVVADLTRADLRGASLRGADLSADMRNQSMGLMRGVLTSARAEGADFSGANLSRVTAEFARFAGARFTGADLSGMQAAGADLSGADVTAATLGGLDVNGARLTGLVGETEAVGADRLLNAAAAIRR, via the coding sequence ATGCCGCGCCATCCGTTCGCCGTTGCGTTCGTAGCCCTGTGCCTCGCCGGCCCGGCCGCGGCGCAGGACATGACCCGCTATCTCGACATGGCCTCGCCGGCCATGACCGAGGCCGAGATCGACCGCGCCGGCGTCGAGGCGCTGATCGCGGCGGCCGGTCCGGGGCGCCCGGTCGACCTGCGCGGTCGCCGACTCAACGGCCTCGACCTCTCCGGCCTCGACCTCTCCGGCGCCGACCTGACCGCGGCGCGGCTGAACGGCGCCCGGCTGGTGGGAGCGAAGTTCGTCGGCGCCAAGCTCGCCCAGGCCTGGATGGTCCGCGCCGACCTCTCCGGCGCCGACCTGTCGAAGGTGGACCTGTTCCAGACCCAGATGATGGACGCGGTGCTCGCGAAGGCCGACCTTTCCGGCGCCCGCGTCGTCGCCGACCTGACGCGCGCGGACCTGCGTGGCGCCTCGTTGCGCGGCGCCGATCTCTCCGCCGACATGCGCAACCAGTCGATGGGGCTGATGCGCGGCGTGCTGACCTCGGCCCGCGCCGAGGGCGCGGACTTCTCGGGCGCGAACCTGTCGCGGGTCACCGCCGAGTTCGCCCGCTTCGCCGGCGCGCGCTTCACCGGCGCCGACCTCTCCGGCATGCAGGCGGCGGGCGCAGACCTTTCCGGCGCCGACGTGACCGCGGCGACGCTCGGCGGTCTCGACGTCAACGGCGCGCGGCTGACCGGCCTCGTCGGCGAGACCGAGGCCGTCGGTGCCGACCGCCTCCTCAACGCCGCCGCCGCGATCCGGCGCTGA
- a CDS encoding YqaA family protein produces MLRQMYGWTMSLAAGRHAPTALAAVSFAESSFFPIPPDVLLVPMVLARRERAYVYAAICTAASVLGGALGYAIGVWLFGSLGQWLISAYGLGDDMAKFQASYAEWGAAIILLKGLTPIPYKLVTIASGFAGYDFPLFLLLSAITRGARFFLEAALLRRYGEPVRDFIENRLEWVMLAVAVTIVGGFLLVRLI; encoded by the coding sequence TTGCTGCGCCAGATGTACGGCTGGACCATGTCGCTGGCCGCCGGCCGGCACGCGCCGACCGCCCTCGCCGCCGTCTCCTTCGCCGAGAGCTCGTTCTTCCCGATCCCGCCGGACGTGCTGCTCGTGCCGATGGTGCTGGCGCGGCGCGAGCGCGCCTACGTGTACGCCGCGATCTGCACGGCGGCCTCGGTACTCGGCGGCGCGCTCGGCTACGCCATCGGCGTCTGGTTGTTCGGCTCGCTCGGCCAATGGTTGATCTCGGCCTACGGCCTCGGCGACGACATGGCGAAATTCCAGGCGAGCTACGCCGAGTGGGGCGCGGCCATCATCCTGCTCAAGGGCCTGACGCCGATCCCCTACAAGCTGGTCACGATCGCCTCCGGCTTCGCCGGCTACGACTTCCCGCTGTTCCTGCTGTTGTCGGCGATCACCCGCGGCGCCCGGTTCTTCCTGGAGGCGGCCCTGCTGCGGCGCTACGGCGAACCGGTGCGCGACTTCATCGAGAACCGCCTCGAATGGGTGATGCTGGCGGTCGCGGTCACCATCGTCGGCGGCTTCCTGCTGGTCCGCCTGATCTGA
- the guaA gene encoding glutamine-hydrolyzing GMP synthase has translation MSHDTILIIDFGSQVTQLIARRVREAGVYCEIHPYQSADAAFARLKPKGVIFSGGPDSVTREGSPRAPETVFSAGVPILAICYGQQTMAVQLGGDVEGGHAAEFGRADVEILKASPLFEGLWEVGGRYPVWMSHGDRVTRAPEGFEVIGVSENAPFAISVDEARCYYSTMFHPEVVHTPDGARLIANFVHRIVGLKSDWTMSAYRQEMIAKIRTQVGDERVLCALSGGVDSSVAAVLIHEAIGDQLTCVYVDHGLMRLGESEQVVGMFRDHYNIPLVHVDASELFIGQLEGVADPETKRKIIGRLFIEVFEAEAKKIAADGRGAPTFLAQGTLYPDVIESVSFSGGPSVTIKSHHNVGGLPERMNMKLVEPLRELFKDEVRALGRELGLPESFIGRHPFPGPGLAIRLPGGVTREKLDILRKADAIYLDEIRKAGLYDAIWQAFSVLLPVQTVGVMGDGRTYDRVLALRAVTSVDGMTADFYPFDMAFLGRAATRIINEVKGVNRVVYDVTSKPPGTIEWE, from the coding sequence ATGAGCCACGACACCATCCTCATCATCGACTTCGGCAGCCAGGTCACCCAGCTGATCGCCCGGCGCGTCCGCGAGGCCGGCGTCTACTGCGAGATCCACCCCTACCAGAGCGCCGACGCCGCCTTCGCCCGGCTGAAGCCGAAGGGCGTGATCTTCTCCGGCGGCCCGGATTCGGTGACCCGCGAGGGCAGCCCGCGTGCTCCCGAGACGGTGTTCTCGGCGGGCGTTCCGATCCTCGCGATCTGCTACGGCCAGCAGACCATGGCGGTGCAACTCGGCGGCGACGTCGAGGGCGGCCACGCCGCCGAGTTCGGCCGCGCCGACGTCGAGATCCTGAAGGCGAGCCCGCTGTTCGAGGGCCTCTGGGAGGTCGGGGGGCGCTATCCGGTGTGGATGAGCCACGGCGACCGCGTCACCCGAGCCCCCGAGGGCTTCGAGGTGATCGGCGTCTCGGAGAACGCCCCCTTCGCGATCTCGGTCGACGAGGCCCGGTGCTACTATTCCACCATGTTCCACCCCGAGGTGGTGCACACGCCCGACGGCGCCCGGCTGATCGCCAACTTCGTCCACCGCATCGTCGGCCTGAAGTCCGACTGGACGATGTCGGCCTACCGCCAGGAGATGATCGCCAAGATCCGCACCCAGGTCGGCGACGAGCGCGTGCTGTGCGCGCTCTCCGGCGGCGTCGATTCGTCGGTGGCGGCGGTGCTGATCCACGAGGCGATCGGCGACCAGCTCACCTGCGTCTACGTCGACCACGGCCTGATGCGCCTCGGCGAGAGCGAGCAGGTCGTCGGCATGTTCCGCGACCACTACAACATCCCGCTCGTCCACGTCGACGCCTCGGAGCTCTTCATCGGCCAGCTCGAGGGCGTCGCCGACCCGGAGACCAAGCGCAAGATCATCGGCCGGCTGTTCATCGAGGTGTTCGAGGCCGAGGCCAAGAAGATCGCCGCGGACGGAAGGGGCGCGCCGACCTTCCTCGCCCAGGGCACGCTCTATCCGGACGTGATCGAGAGCGTCTCCTTCTCGGGCGGGCCGTCGGTGACGATCAAGAGCCACCACAACGTCGGTGGCCTGCCCGAACGCATGAACATGAAGCTGGTCGAGCCGCTGCGCGAGCTGTTCAAGGACGAGGTCCGCGCCCTCGGCCGCGAACTCGGCCTGCCCGAGAGCTTCATCGGCCGCCATCCCTTCCCCGGCCCCGGCCTCGCCATTCGCCTGCCGGGCGGCGTCACCCGCGAGAAGCTCGACATCCTGCGCAAGGCCGACGCGATCTACCTCGACGAGATCCGCAAGGCCGGCCTATACGACGCGATCTGGCAGGCCTTCTCGGTCCTGCTGCCGGTCCAGACCGTCGGCGTCATGGGCGACGGCCGCACCTACGACCGCGTCCTGGCGCTGCGCGCCGTCACTTCCGTCGACGGCATGACCGCCGACTTCTACCCCTTCGACATGGCCTTCCTCGGCCGCGCCGCGACCCGCATCATCAACGAGGTCAAGGGCGTCAACCGGGTCGTCTACGACGTGACCAGCAAGCCGCCGGGGACGATCGAGTGGGAATGA